The Actinomycetota bacterium genome has a segment encoding these proteins:
- a CDS encoding SDR family NAD(P)-dependent oxidoreductase, translated as MSRYDVRDKTVAITGAGRGLGAALARVLHARGANLALLGRAPEPPAAVADMIGSRAAWWEADVTDSGSVASSVAAAAEHFGGIDVVVANAGINNFTAVAGRDADAFERVIDVNLLGSWRTVHAAVPYVAERRGYVLLISSLAACIHAPLQGHYAASKAAIAALADSLRIEMKPAGARVGVAYLTFVRTDMMTRDTLGDPAGRLVWAGNKGPFGMVTPEETVAALVRGIERRSRKIVVPRRMLPVVLASGAFQPVIEPFFRPRRIAEAIRASDSRR; from the coding sequence GTGAGCCGGTACGACGTTCGAGACAAGACGGTTGCGATCACCGGGGCGGGAAGGGGTCTCGGCGCCGCGCTTGCGCGCGTACTGCACGCGCGCGGCGCGAACCTCGCGCTCCTGGGGCGCGCGCCGGAGCCACCGGCGGCCGTTGCCGACATGATCGGGTCGCGCGCCGCGTGGTGGGAGGCCGACGTCACCGATTCGGGGTCCGTTGCGTCCTCCGTTGCCGCCGCGGCCGAGCATTTTGGCGGTATCGACGTGGTGGTTGCGAACGCCGGGATCAACAATTTCACTGCAGTCGCCGGGCGGGACGCAGATGCCTTCGAGCGCGTGATCGACGTGAATTTGCTGGGTTCCTGGCGCACGGTTCACGCGGCGGTGCCCTATGTTGCCGAGCGGCGTGGATACGTCCTGCTCATCTCGTCGCTGGCCGCTTGCATCCATGCTCCGCTTCAAGGCCACTACGCCGCGAGCAAGGCGGCGATCGCCGCGCTCGCAGACTCGTTGCGTATCGAGATGAAACCTGCCGGCGCGCGCGTCGGGGTCGCGTATCTGACCTTTGTGCGCACCGACATGATGACGCGGGACACGCTCGGCGATCCGGCGGGTCGGCTCGTTTGGGCGGGCAACAAGGGGCCCTTCGGGATGGTGACCCCCGAGGAGACGGTGGCCGCACTAGTGCGCGGGATCGAGCGGCGGTCGCGCAAGATCGTCGTGCCGCGCAGGATGCTGCCGGTTGTTCTGGCCTCAGGCGCGTTTCAGCCTGTGATCGAGCCGTTCTTCCGGCCTCGCCGGATTGCCGAGGCTATCCGGGCATCCGACTCGCGCCGCTGA
- the rimP gene encoding ribosome maturation factor RimP has product MKDLEERVRSLAEPLLARRGADLVEVQVRRGRTQLVRVVADRSGGIDIDTCARVSGELSRMLDVEDLIPGRYTLEVTSPGLDRPLRTSEDFAKNRGRKVRIVLAMAQHEGVVEDVGAESVTVRTDRGAVEVALAEVVKATLVLPW; this is encoded by the coding sequence ATGAAGGACCTCGAGGAGCGCGTGCGTTCGCTGGCGGAGCCGCTGTTGGCTCGCCGCGGCGCGGATCTGGTCGAGGTGCAAGTTCGCAGAGGGCGGACTCAACTTGTGCGCGTGGTCGCGGACCGGAGCGGCGGGATCGACATCGACACTTGTGCGCGCGTGAGCGGGGAATTGAGTCGGATGCTCGACGTTGAGGACCTGATTCCGGGGCGGTACACCCTGGAGGTCACGTCGCCGGGACTCGACCGCCCTCTCCGGACGTCGGAGGATTTCGCCAAGAATCGTGGGCGCAAGGTACGGATCGTGCTTGCGATGGCGCAGCACGAGGGAGTGGTTGAGGACGTTGGGGCCGAGTCGGTGACAGTCAGGACGGACCGAGGCGCTGTCGAGGTTGCCCTGGCGGAGGTCGTGAAGGCCACACTGGTTCTTCCCTGGTAG
- the nusA gene encoding transcription termination factor NusA gives MDIVEVLEAMRTLEREKNIPFESLLDGLQEALAAAYRRSLALSEDRGIRVEIEPLSGEIRVFEHDLDEEGSPVIGETGNYEGEVAVGARPFGRIEAQTAKQVVLQKIREAEREQTYVEYAAHEGDIVTGIVQQSDARYTLLDLGKVEALMPQAEQIPHERYDHGSRLRAYVVEVRRSPRGPSIIVSRTHPGLVRQLFSMEVPEIADGIVEVKAIAREAGYRTKIAVWSNEPGVDPVGACVGAKGSRVRMVVNELRGEKLDIVPFSEDQAAFVAASLSPAKVKEVRINEREKTALVVVPDYQLSLAIGKEGQNARLAARLTGWRVDIKSESQLAQEQARRQAAVDQSEAARAPEVVAEVQGESAGPEPASEGQ, from the coding sequence ATGGATATCGTCGAAGTACTGGAAGCCATGCGGACGCTGGAGCGGGAGAAGAACATCCCGTTCGAGTCCTTGCTGGATGGTCTGCAGGAGGCCTTGGCTGCCGCCTACCGGCGGTCGCTCGCGCTTTCCGAGGATCGGGGGATACGCGTCGAGATCGAGCCGCTGAGCGGTGAGATCCGCGTGTTTGAGCACGATCTCGACGAAGAGGGAAGTCCGGTCATCGGCGAGACCGGCAACTACGAGGGCGAGGTCGCAGTCGGCGCCCGACCGTTTGGACGCATCGAGGCGCAGACGGCCAAGCAGGTAGTGCTGCAGAAGATCCGTGAAGCGGAGCGGGAGCAGACCTACGTCGAATACGCGGCTCACGAAGGCGACATCGTGACCGGAATCGTTCAGCAGTCCGACGCCCGGTACACGCTGCTTGACCTGGGCAAGGTCGAGGCGCTCATGCCGCAGGCCGAGCAGATTCCCCACGAGCGCTACGACCACGGGAGCAGGCTTCGTGCCTACGTCGTCGAAGTGCGCCGCAGTCCGCGAGGCCCTTCCATCATCGTCAGCCGCACTCACCCGGGGCTCGTGCGGCAGCTCTTTTCGATGGAAGTGCCCGAGATCGCGGATGGGATCGTCGAGGTCAAGGCGATTGCTCGGGAGGCGGGATACCGAACCAAGATCGCAGTGTGGTCCAACGAGCCGGGCGTGGACCCGGTCGGCGCCTGCGTCGGGGCCAAGGGGTCACGCGTGAGGATGGTCGTCAACGAGTTGCGGGGGGAGAAACTCGACATCGTCCCGTTCAGCGAGGACCAAGCGGCCTTCGTGGCGGCGTCGCTATCCCCTGCAAAGGTCAAGGAAGTCCGGATCAACGAGCGCGAGAAGACTGCGCTGGTGGTCGTGCCCGACTATCAACTCTCACTCGCGATCGGCAAGGAAGGCCAGAACGCCCGTCTCGCCGCGAGGCTGACCGGCTGGCGAGTGGACATCAAGAGCGAGTCTCAGTTGGCGCAGGAACAGGCTCGGCGACAGGCGGCCGTCGATCAATCGGAGGCGGCGCGCGCGCCGGAGGTTGTCGCTGAGGTCCAAGGGGAGAGCGCCGGACCGGAGCCGGCGAGCGAAGGGCAGTAA
- a CDS encoding YlxR family protein: MEARRRRREPLRTCVGCRRVRPKSEMTRLVARDGSIVEDPEGRAPGRGAYVCPGAECRDRARGRLVRALRARETADEGAREEKKLSAEE, encoded by the coding sequence ATGGAGGCTCGCCGCCGCCGGCGCGAGCCTTTGCGCACGTGCGTCGGATGTCGGCGTGTTCGCCCCAAGTCCGAGATGACTCGACTGGTTGCTCGCGACGGGTCGATAGTGGAGGATCCGGAGGGCCGTGCGCCGGGTAGGGGTGCGTATGTGTGCCCGGGCGCGGAGTGCCGCGACCGAGCGCGCGGGAGACTCGTACGGGCTCTTCGTGCGCGGGAAACCGCGGACGAAGGCGCGAGGGAAGAGAAGAAGTTGTCGGCCGAGGAGTGA
- the proS gene encoding proline--tRNA ligase, protein MALPKQSEDFPAWYQDVVKQAGMAEPSLARGTMVIKPYGFAIWERIQRAVDDRIKATGHENLYFPMLIPAGLLEKEARHVEGFAPEVAVVTHAGGEALEEPLIVRPTSETIIWATYAKWVQSYRDLPLLYNQWCNVVRWELRPRVFLRTTEFLWQEGHTAHETAAEAVAEQRRILDEVYVDVAENVLAIPVRPGRKTAAERFAGAEETFTIEAMMRDRKALQAGTSHYLGQNFAKAYGVTFQDRSGDQQFAYATSWGVSTRLVGGLIMVHGDDKGLRLPPALAPHEVVIVPIYRSDDERALVGEALDRLRAALAGRRVKVDDRDQVRPGFKFNEWELKGVPVRIEIGPKDVAAGTVTLARRDTGEKETVAQAQVPARLDVLLEEIQRNLFVQARDFRDAHTFRPAGFEEFEELLKDPGGFLEAPWCGDGACEARIKARTKATIRFLPLDAVGPEGRCIHCGNDATERATWALAY, encoded by the coding sequence ATGGCGCTACCGAAGCAATCAGAGGATTTCCCGGCCTGGTACCAGGACGTCGTGAAGCAGGCCGGGATGGCCGAGCCGTCCCTGGCGCGCGGCACCATGGTCATCAAGCCGTACGGTTTCGCGATCTGGGAGCGGATCCAGCGCGCGGTCGACGATCGGATCAAGGCGACGGGGCACGAAAACCTGTATTTCCCGATGCTCATTCCGGCCGGCCTTCTTGAGAAGGAGGCGCGGCACGTCGAGGGTTTTGCCCCGGAAGTGGCTGTCGTCACGCATGCCGGCGGCGAGGCTCTCGAGGAGCCGCTCATCGTGCGGCCGACATCCGAGACGATCATCTGGGCGACGTACGCGAAGTGGGTTCAGAGCTACCGAGACTTGCCGCTGCTGTACAACCAGTGGTGCAACGTCGTGCGCTGGGAATTGCGGCCGCGTGTGTTTCTGCGCACGACCGAGTTCTTGTGGCAGGAGGGGCACACTGCGCACGAGACGGCGGCGGAGGCCGTCGCCGAGCAGCGCAGGATCCTCGACGAGGTCTATGTGGACGTCGCCGAGAACGTGCTGGCGATTCCGGTGCGACCCGGGCGCAAGACCGCCGCCGAGCGATTCGCCGGCGCCGAAGAGACATTCACCATCGAAGCCATGATGCGCGATCGCAAGGCGTTGCAGGCCGGGACGTCGCACTACCTGGGGCAGAACTTCGCAAAGGCCTACGGGGTGACGTTCCAAGATCGCTCCGGCGACCAGCAGTTCGCCTACGCCACGAGCTGGGGCGTGAGCACTCGGCTGGTCGGCGGCTTGATCATGGTGCACGGCGACGACAAGGGATTGCGCTTGCCGCCGGCGTTGGCGCCGCACGAGGTGGTAATCGTTCCGATTTACCGCAGCGACGACGAGCGCGCGCTGGTCGGCGAAGCGTTGGATCGCCTTCGTGCCGCGCTTGCCGGACGCCGCGTGAAAGTGGACGACCGCGACCAGGTTCGCCCGGGGTTCAAGTTCAACGAGTGGGAACTCAAGGGCGTACCTGTCCGTATCGAGATCGGCCCCAAGGACGTTGCCGCCGGCACCGTGACGCTCGCGCGCCGTGACACCGGGGAGAAGGAGACTGTCGCGCAGGCGCAGGTTCCCGCGCGCCTGGATGTGCTGCTCGAGGAGATCCAGAGGAACCTGTTCGTTCAGGCGCGGGACTTCCGCGATGCGCACACCTTCCGGCCCGCCGGCTTCGAGGAGTTCGAGGAGTTGCTGAAGGACCCGGGCGGATTCCTGGAGGCTCCGTGGTGCGGGGACGGTGCGTGCGAAGCTCGGATCAAGGCGAGGACGAAAGCGACGATCCGCTTCCTTCCTCTTGATGCGGTCGGGCCTGAGGGCCGTTGCATTCACTGCGGCAACGACGCAACCGAGCGCGCGACTTGGGCGCTGGCGTACTGA
- a CDS encoding sulfurtransferase TusA family protein — translation MSDLPSSIVDFGTRGCGDGIASEFKERIADLEPGQTIEVVVRDPSARTDLPAICRMLGHEILSTQDTGDSARILVRRSD, via the coding sequence ATGAGCGATCTTCCCTCTTCAATCGTCGACTTTGGAACCCGGGGCTGCGGGGACGGCATCGCCTCCGAATTCAAAGAGCGAATCGCCGACCTCGAACCAGGACAAACGATCGAGGTCGTCGTGCGCGATCCAAGCGCGCGCACCGATCTCCCGGCGATCTGCCGAATGCTCGGGCACGAAATCCTTTCGACCCAGGACACCGGCGACTCGGCGCGCATCTTGGTGCGCCGCAGCGACTGA
- a CDS encoding PAS domain-containing sensor histidine kinase, producing MTVALAAVSYAVTAGFVWLGLATFRDWVVRRDRLHAATATGLGLLGLVSVLGHVSELFPGARPYVSTLAVVAFLGSGYALLLLRDTLIPLPGRVNLWAPAVLCVVAVIVVLSATPIVSVPRLRGVNFAGSLLAVLAWVACVAEPAVRFWLAARRLPSMQRARLRALSTSYAAIAVVLMVSVASQYEGSSSQVRLATGLVALTLVPTLYLSLTPPTAIRRRWRAREERELQRSTSELLLFSADEATVAEGGLAWALRLVGADAGVVVDRGGRLLASRQGSEGEVDTLLGVLKHGPARRITRLLGDLHNAVVVPLPSASGEGAIAVLAGPFAPVFADEDLDVLSAFAVSLTAALDRVRLLDDLRRQTSLYESLLGAVSDVGEGFVIVEAGRVLYANEAFCRMSGYAEQELIALPSAMNLVSPPSREVLVDRMARRALGEPVVSHYDTILLRKDGRTVDLEVAIQSLRDGPGEPRQVVIARDVTERKNAEAELRQSEERWRILAENVPDLIVLCDSDGRIEFVNRVAGTAGGGVPLRNVIDLAADEHREELRSALRTVFDEGRAISFEVMGAGQDHPWFAGRMTPIRRDGTVVGATVIAREVTQTKQIEHALRESRAKFSEAYERERAAAEHLRALDEMKNSFLAAVSHELRTPLTSVLGFAVTLERGSDRLSADDRAEIIQRLRVNAEKLHRLLGDLLDLDRLHRGILEPTLRPTDLAGLVRLVVEEASAWTDGVISTDLVTVVADVDAAKIERIAENLLSNAIRHSPPGTPVWVRLCEQDGGALLAVDDAGPGVPSELRQAVFEPFQQGPEVASHSPGVGIGLSLVAQFARLHCGRVWVQERPGGGSSFRVWLPLRHSQRPFGDVPPGSQG from the coding sequence ATGACCGTCGCACTCGCTGCAGTCTCCTACGCCGTCACTGCGGGCTTCGTCTGGCTGGGTCTGGCGACGTTCCGCGACTGGGTCGTGCGTCGGGATCGGCTGCACGCGGCGACTGCGACCGGGCTCGGGCTCCTCGGGCTGGTTTCTGTGCTTGGGCACGTGAGTGAGTTGTTTCCGGGCGCGCGCCCGTACGTCTCCACTCTTGCAGTTGTGGCCTTTCTAGGATCCGGCTACGCGTTGCTGCTGCTGCGCGACACGCTGATCCCGCTGCCCGGGAGAGTGAATCTGTGGGCTCCGGCGGTTCTATGCGTGGTGGCTGTGATCGTGGTGTTGTCCGCAACGCCGATCGTGTCCGTTCCGCGCTTGCGCGGGGTGAACTTTGCCGGAAGTCTGCTTGCCGTGCTCGCGTGGGTGGCGTGCGTAGCGGAACCCGCCGTGCGCTTCTGGCTGGCCGCGAGGAGATTGCCGTCGATGCAGCGGGCCCGCCTGCGGGCCTTGAGCACTTCGTACGCGGCGATCGCGGTGGTCTTGATGGTGTCGGTGGCTTCTCAGTACGAGGGCTCGTCTTCGCAAGTTCGACTCGCTACCGGACTTGTGGCGCTGACGCTGGTCCCTACTCTGTACCTCAGTCTGACGCCTCCGACAGCGATTCGTCGGCGCTGGCGCGCGCGCGAAGAGAGAGAACTTCAACGGTCCACATCCGAACTGTTGCTGTTCTCGGCCGATGAGGCCACGGTGGCTGAAGGCGGGCTCGCCTGGGCCCTGCGACTGGTTGGCGCCGACGCGGGCGTTGTCGTCGACCGCGGCGGACGCCTGCTGGCTTCGCGCCAGGGCTCCGAAGGAGAGGTCGACACCTTGCTCGGAGTCCTCAAACACGGTCCGGCTCGGAGGATCACACGCCTTCTTGGGGACCTTCATAACGCGGTCGTGGTTCCACTTCCCAGTGCGTCGGGAGAAGGGGCGATCGCGGTGCTGGCCGGTCCTTTCGCGCCGGTTTTCGCGGATGAGGATCTGGACGTTCTCTCTGCCTTTGCCGTGTCTTTGACCGCGGCGCTTGATCGTGTCCGCCTGTTGGACGACCTCCGCCGCCAGACGAGTCTGTACGAATCTCTGCTCGGCGCCGTCAGTGATGTGGGGGAGGGTTTCGTTATTGTCGAGGCGGGCCGCGTCCTTTACGCCAACGAAGCGTTTTGCCGGATGTCGGGGTACGCCGAGCAGGAGCTGATCGCGTTGCCTTCGGCGATGAACCTTGTGTCGCCGCCCTCACGCGAGGTCTTGGTGGACCGAATGGCGCGGCGCGCGCTCGGCGAGCCGGTCGTCAGCCACTACGACACGATCCTGTTGCGCAAAGACGGTCGTACCGTCGATCTTGAAGTGGCGATACAGAGCTTGCGGGACGGCCCGGGCGAGCCGCGTCAGGTAGTGATCGCGCGCGACGTGACCGAACGCAAGAACGCCGAGGCGGAGTTGCGTCAATCCGAGGAACGGTGGCGCATTCTTGCCGAGAACGTGCCCGACCTCATCGTCTTGTGCGACTCCGACGGCAGGATCGAGTTCGTGAATCGTGTCGCGGGGACCGCCGGTGGTGGAGTCCCCCTGCGCAACGTGATCGATCTCGCCGCCGACGAGCACCGGGAGGAGTTGCGGTCCGCGTTGAGGACCGTCTTCGATGAAGGTCGAGCGATCTCGTTCGAGGTCATGGGTGCGGGACAGGACCACCCTTGGTTCGCGGGGCGAATGACTCCGATCCGGAGGGACGGGACGGTCGTGGGTGCGACGGTGATTGCGCGGGAGGTCACCCAGACGAAACAGATTGAGCATGCTCTGCGGGAATCGCGTGCGAAGTTCTCCGAAGCCTACGAGCGCGAGCGCGCGGCGGCCGAGCACTTGCGCGCGCTCGACGAGATGAAGAACTCCTTCTTGGCCGCGGTCTCTCATGAGTTGCGGACCCCTCTGACGTCGGTGCTCGGCTTCGCGGTCACGTTGGAGCGGGGCAGCGACCGGCTCTCGGCCGACGATCGAGCCGAGATCATCCAGCGGCTGCGCGTGAACGCGGAGAAACTGCACCGCCTCTTGGGGGATCTGCTGGACCTCGATCGCCTCCACCGGGGGATCTTGGAGCCGACCCTGCGACCGACCGATCTCGCGGGTTTGGTCCGGCTGGTGGTGGAGGAGGCGTCCGCATGGACCGACGGAGTCATCTCCACAGACCTTGTCACGGTAGTCGCAGACGTTGACGCGGCGAAGATCGAGCGGATTGCCGAGAACCTGCTGTCCAACGCGATCAGGCACTCTCCGCCGGGAACGCCTGTGTGGGTTCGGCTCTGCGAACAGGACGGGGGGGCGCTCCTGGCAGTCGACGACGCGGGTCCTGGAGTGCCGTCTGAGTTGCGTCAAGCGGTCTTCGAGCCGTTTCAGCAGGGTCCCGAGGTCGCTTCTCACTCTCCGGGGGTGGGGATCGGCCTCTCGCTGGTCGCTCAGTTCGCCCGTCTGCACTGCGGGCGCGTGTGGGTCCAGGAACGGCCGGGGGGTGGGTCTTCCTTCCGCGTCTGGCTGCCGTTGCGCCACTCGCAGCGGCCTTTCGGCGACGTGCCGCCAGGCTCTCAGGGCTAA